In the genome of Oenanthe melanoleuca isolate GR-GAL-2019-014 unplaced genomic scaffold, OMel1.0 S255, whole genome shotgun sequence, one region contains:
- the SHLD3 gene encoding shieldin complex subunit 3, which yields MEVVLHYRPHQRDLIKLQKFAEAAVKEFPIRQLPRFVSWFPNDLHRLPLKPKKQAPVISCKEVEELKQLSTPSEYITGSPDYDCTKNLLEFHSSMKHGLTLIQAKAVHRPINLDYQGEPPCKGKQKLKRSWSVSLPSAKLKEKIHPLSEELQNNLERLKLHAFCRAKWTIEQSICKNQNLEDIWIKLNRLIKQNELPSCNATIQRSVGQIWVFCDILYCEYVRNILREKLSLTDKMNLLVHKYGIIFSL from the coding sequence ATGGAAGTGGTGTTGCACTATCGACCACATCAGAGAGATCTcataaaactgcagaaatttgcagaagcagcagtgaagGAGTTTCCCATTCGGCAGCTACCAAGATTTGTATCCTGGTTTCCAAATGACTTACACAGACTTCCCctcaaaccaaaaaaacaggCACCTGTTATTTCTTGTAAGGAAGTGGAAGAATTGAAACAGCTTTCTACACCTTCAGAATATATTACAGGATCTCCTGATTATGACTGCACAAAAAATCTCCTTGAGTTTCACTCTAGTATGAAACATGGTCTGACTTTAATCCAAGCAAAGGCTGTTCACAGACCAATTAACTTGGACTATCAGGGAGAGCCACCATgtaagggaaaacaaaaattgaaaaggTCTTGGAGTGTCTCTCTCCCTAGCGCTAAACTTAAAGAAAAGATTCATCCTTTATCTGAAGAACTACAGAATAATTTGGAACGACTAAAGCTGCATGCATTTTGTAGAGCAAAATGGACAATTGAACAGTCTATTTGTAAAAACCAGAATTTGGAGGATATATGGATAAAATTGAATAGACTCATTAAACAGAATGAATTGCCATCTTGCAATGCTACTATCCAAAGATCTGTGGGACAGATATGGGTTTTCTGTGATATATTGTACTGTGAATATGTTAGAAATATTCTTAGGGAAAAGCTAAGCCTTACAGATAAAATGAATTTGCTTGTACATAAATATGGAATTATATTTAGTTTATGA